In the genome of Streptomyces racemochromogenes, one region contains:
- a CDS encoding molybdopterin-dependent oxidoreductase yields the protein MAAKSGAAPTPGGPFRPEFWRSPLRGPWLTAVFGTVLLLGIPILFVTGLLSYAAYEPDLAAVNDQTPGKGWLGFYLFSWPTSPHWLYRVTQGVHVTLGVVLVPVLLAKLWSVIPKLFAWPPVRSPAQAAERLSLLLLVGGAGFEFATGILNTQLKYVFPGSFYTLHFYGAWVFTGAFAVHVAFRLGRAVRALRAGPRQPDPDSEEAAGLVAPRPAAPTISRRGALGMVGLGAFALFAVTAGQSVGGWFRRTALLAPHGQEPGPGPNGFQINKTAASVGIRPSDTGPAWRLTVRGAGRQVDLTYDRLLGLPQNEALLPIACVEGWSTADQHWSGVRLTDLAALVGLGAHAPQVLVESVQRGGSFASVVLSGGQVRDARSLLAVRVNGAVLSPDHGYPARVIVPGAPGVHNTKWVTRLTFGEPS from the coding sequence ATGGCAGCGAAGAGCGGCGCGGCACCCACCCCCGGGGGCCCGTTCCGCCCGGAGTTCTGGCGCAGCCCGCTCCGCGGCCCCTGGCTGACCGCGGTGTTCGGGACCGTCCTGCTCCTCGGCATCCCGATCCTGTTCGTCACCGGCCTGCTGTCGTACGCCGCGTACGAACCGGACCTCGCGGCGGTCAACGACCAGACCCCCGGCAAGGGATGGCTCGGCTTCTACCTCTTCTCCTGGCCGACCTCTCCCCACTGGCTCTACCGGGTCACCCAGGGCGTGCACGTCACCCTCGGCGTGGTGCTCGTGCCGGTGCTCCTGGCGAAGCTGTGGTCGGTGATCCCGAAGCTCTTCGCCTGGCCCCCCGTGCGGTCGCCCGCCCAGGCCGCCGAGCGGCTCTCGCTGCTCCTGCTGGTGGGCGGCGCCGGATTCGAGTTCGCGACCGGCATCCTCAACACGCAGCTCAAGTACGTCTTCCCGGGCTCCTTCTACACGCTCCACTTCTACGGGGCCTGGGTGTTCACCGGCGCCTTCGCCGTCCACGTGGCGTTCCGGCTGGGACGGGCCGTGCGGGCGCTGCGCGCGGGGCCGCGGCAGCCGGACCCGGACAGCGAGGAGGCGGCCGGCCTGGTCGCGCCCCGCCCGGCCGCCCCGACGATCTCGCGGCGGGGCGCGCTGGGCATGGTCGGGCTGGGTGCGTTCGCGCTGTTCGCCGTGACGGCGGGGCAGAGCGTGGGCGGGTGGTTCCGCCGGACGGCGCTGCTGGCCCCGCACGGACAGGAACCGGGCCCCGGCCCCAACGGCTTCCAGATCAACAAGACGGCCGCCTCCGTGGGCATCCGCCCCAGCGACACCGGTCCGGCCTGGCGGCTGACCGTGCGCGGTGCGGGCCGCCAGGTCGACCTCACCTACGACCGGCTGCTCGGCCTGCCGCAGAACGAGGCGCTGCTGCCCATCGCCTGCGTGGAGGGCTGGTCGACCGCCGACCAGCACTGGAGCGGTGTCCGCCTGACCGACCTGGCCGCGCTCGTGGGGCTGGGCGCGCACGCTCCGCAGGTCCTGGTGGAGTCCGTCCAGCGGGGCGGCTCGTTCGCCTCCGTCGTGCTGAGCGGCGGCCAGGTCCGCGACGCGCGCTCGCTGCTGGCCGTCCGGGTCAACGGGGCGGTCCTGTCCCCCGACCACGGCTACCCGGCCCGGGTGATCGTGCCCGGCGCCCCCGGGGTCCACAACACCAAGTGGGTCACCCGCCTGACCTTCGGGGAGCCTTCGTGA
- a CDS encoding glycosyltransferase 87 family protein, giving the protein MTRPPTAVPRRATAVTAVLLTALAGLLVLTVREDGYFADPAGLSWLYAACWALFAAAVWSLRRVPARHATVLVLAGGIAVALTGLGAPPRTSTDSFRYAWDGRVQAAGISPYDHAPADPALLPYRDDWLFPTGTACGEPDLAPVSEGVCTRINRPGVHTVYPPAGELYFLLVHALSPDAVRHKALQTGGALLAVTTTLVLLRVLRRRGDPRTAAYWAWCPAVAVEAVNNAHADALAVLLSVLALGLTVRHRALGGAVLGLAVGAKLLPAVLVPGALSGVRRPRDAAATLLPAAAVLTALYLPYVLLSRSSVLGYLGGYADEEGYQDASAGNRYALLRLLLPDSWAVPAVAAGMLAVSLYVMRRGDPGRPWSGALLVTGTAFLLTTPGYSWYALLLIALVALDGRWEWLGVAVAGAAAYLTGRVVPDAGTAAYAAAALAVLCGWAARRRPRGRRTTSDRTTGTPSPAGEAR; this is encoded by the coding sequence GTGACCCGGCCGCCCACCGCCGTCCCGCGGCGCGCCACGGCCGTCACCGCCGTCCTGCTGACCGCCCTGGCCGGCCTGCTCGTCCTCACCGTGCGCGAGGACGGCTACTTCGCCGACCCGGCCGGCCTGTCCTGGCTGTACGCCGCCTGCTGGGCGCTGTTCGCGGCCGCCGTGTGGTCCCTGCGCCGGGTACCCGCCCGGCACGCCACCGTCCTCGTCCTCGCCGGCGGCATCGCCGTCGCCCTGACGGGCCTCGGCGCCCCGCCCCGCACCAGCACCGACTCGTTCCGCTACGCCTGGGACGGCCGCGTACAGGCGGCGGGCATCTCCCCCTACGACCACGCCCCCGCCGACCCCGCCCTGCTGCCGTACCGCGACGACTGGCTGTTCCCCACCGGGACGGCGTGCGGCGAGCCGGACCTCGCCCCGGTGTCCGAGGGGGTCTGCACCCGCATCAACCGCCCCGGCGTGCACACCGTCTACCCCCCGGCCGGCGAGCTGTACTTCCTCCTCGTCCACGCCCTCTCACCCGACGCGGTGCGCCACAAGGCCCTCCAGACGGGCGGCGCCCTCCTCGCCGTCACCACCACCCTGGTCCTGCTGCGCGTCCTGCGCCGCCGCGGGGACCCCCGTACCGCGGCCTACTGGGCCTGGTGCCCGGCGGTCGCCGTCGAAGCCGTCAACAACGCCCACGCCGACGCCCTCGCCGTCCTGCTGTCCGTCCTCGCCCTGGGGCTGACGGTCCGCCACCGGGCCCTGGGCGGCGCCGTGCTCGGCCTGGCCGTCGGGGCCAAGCTCCTGCCGGCCGTCCTGGTCCCCGGCGCGCTGTCCGGCGTACGCCGCCCCCGCGACGCCGCCGCCACCCTGCTCCCCGCCGCCGCGGTGCTCACCGCCCTCTACCTGCCGTACGTCCTGCTCTCCCGCTCCTCCGTCCTCGGCTACCTCGGCGGCTACGCCGACGAGGAGGGCTACCAGGACGCCTCCGCCGGCAACCGCTACGCCCTCCTGCGCCTGCTGCTCCCCGACTCCTGGGCCGTGCCCGCCGTCGCCGCGGGCATGCTCGCCGTCAGCCTGTACGTGATGCGGCGGGGCGACCCCGGGCGACCGTGGAGCGGAGCCCTCCTGGTCACCGGGACCGCCTTCCTCCTGACCACCCCCGGCTACTCCTGGTACGCCCTCCTGCTGATCGCCCTGGTGGCGCTCGACGGGCGCTGGGAGTGGCTCGGCGTCGCGGTGGCCGGCGCGGCCGCCTACCTCACGGGCCGGGTCGTCCCGGACGCCGGCACGGCCGCGTACGCCGCCGCCGCGCTCGCCGTCCTCTGCGGCTGGGCGGCGCGCCGGCGGCCCCGCGGACGCCGCACCACCTCCGACCGTACGACCGGCACGCCCTCCCCGGCGGGGGAAGCCCGGTGA
- a CDS encoding class I SAM-dependent methyltransferase: MLALRAGRGPLFLRRSDGWLLPLDVERWCAGTDAADESVLARCHGAVLDIGCGPGRLVAALAGRGHRALGIDVTPAAVTRTARRGGTALCRSVFDPLPGERRWNTALLIDGNIGIGGDPAALLERTADLLAPGGRLVAEAAPVEVDERCEVRLDDGRGTLGTPFPWARVGIRALRDHAEAAGWRTVRSWTLAGRPFAELVPGPRRRAAAPAPAGAAP; this comes from the coding sequence GTGCTGGCCCTGCGCGCCGGCCGGGGGCCCCTCTTCCTGCGCAGGTCGGACGGGTGGCTGCTGCCCCTGGACGTCGAACGGTGGTGTGCCGGGACCGACGCCGCCGACGAGAGCGTGCTCGCCCGCTGCCACGGAGCCGTCCTCGACATCGGCTGCGGTCCAGGCCGGCTCGTCGCGGCGCTGGCCGGACGCGGCCACCGCGCGCTCGGCATCGACGTGACCCCCGCCGCCGTGACCCGGACCGCGCGTCGCGGCGGAACGGCACTGTGCCGCTCCGTCTTCGACCCCCTCCCCGGCGAACGCCGCTGGAACACCGCCCTGCTGATCGACGGCAACATCGGCATCGGCGGAGACCCCGCCGCGCTCCTGGAACGCACCGCGGACCTGCTCGCCCCCGGCGGCCGCCTGGTAGCCGAGGCCGCGCCCGTCGAAGTGGACGAGCGGTGCGAGGTGCGCCTCGACGACGGACGCGGCACCCTCGGCACCCCCTTCCCGTGGGCCCGGGTCGGCATCCGGGCCCTGCGGGACCACGCCGAGGCCGCCGGCTGGCGCACCGTCCGCAGCTGGACGCTGGCCGGCCGGCCCTTCGCCGAACTCGTCCCCGGCCCCCGGCGCCGCGCCGCGGCCCCCGCCCCCGCCGGAGCCGCGCCGTGA
- a CDS encoding TIGR04282 family arsenosugar biosynthesis glycosyltransferase produces the protein MTSLLVIAKAPVPGRVKTRLTPPFSPGQAAALAEAALADTLAAVAATPAGRHVLVLDGAPGRWLPPGFEVVPQSGGGLDERLAAAFAGCTGPALLIGMDTPQVTPAHLAPALEFDAYDAWFGPAADGGFWALGLAAPDPALLLGVPMSAPDTGAVQYERLRAAGLRTGLLPRLRDVDTAADAAEVAALAPTGRFATCHRRLSADTAVTR, from the coding sequence GTGACCAGCCTGCTCGTGATCGCCAAAGCGCCCGTGCCCGGCCGGGTCAAGACCCGGCTCACCCCGCCGTTCAGCCCCGGGCAGGCGGCTGCCCTGGCCGAGGCCGCGCTCGCCGACACCCTGGCCGCCGTCGCCGCCACCCCGGCCGGCCGGCACGTGCTGGTCCTGGACGGTGCCCCGGGGCGGTGGCTGCCGCCCGGCTTCGAGGTGGTGCCGCAGAGCGGCGGGGGCCTCGACGAACGGCTCGCGGCCGCGTTCGCCGGCTGCACCGGCCCGGCGCTGCTGATCGGCATGGACACCCCGCAGGTCACCCCGGCGCACCTGGCGCCGGCGCTGGAATTCGACGCGTACGACGCCTGGTTCGGCCCCGCAGCCGACGGTGGGTTCTGGGCCCTGGGCCTGGCGGCGCCCGACCCGGCCCTGCTGCTCGGCGTACCCATGTCCGCACCCGACACCGGGGCGGTGCAGTACGAGCGGCTGCGCGCGGCCGGACTGCGCACCGGGCTGCTGCCCCGGCTCCGCGACGTGGACACCGCCGCCGACGCCGCCGAGGTGGCCGCCCTCGCCCCGACCGGCCGCTTCGCCACCTGCCACCGGCGCCTGAGCGCCGACACGGCGGTGACCCGATGA
- a CDS encoding glycosyltransferase family 2 protein: MTEISVDVVLPCLNEAGALPWVLARIPAGWRALVVDNGSTDGSADLARALGATVVQEPRRGFGAACHAGLLAAEAEYVCFCDCDASLDPGLLSGFVRAVAAGEADLVLGRRRPRGRGAWPAHARAGNLALARMLRRRTGLRLHDLGPLRATRREDLLRLELTDRRSGYPLQMVVRAADAGWRVREEDVPYLPRSGRSKVTGTWRGTWQAVRDMRAVLAEPPYAPAGAARTERSGGAR; the protein is encoded by the coding sequence GTGACCGAAATCTCCGTGGACGTCGTCCTGCCCTGCCTGAACGAGGCCGGGGCCCTGCCCTGGGTACTCGCCCGCATCCCCGCCGGCTGGCGGGCCCTGGTCGTGGACAACGGGTCCACCGACGGGTCCGCCGACCTCGCCCGCGCCCTCGGCGCCACCGTCGTCCAGGAGCCCCGGCGCGGCTTCGGCGCCGCCTGCCACGCCGGACTCCTGGCCGCGGAGGCCGAGTACGTCTGCTTCTGCGACTGCGACGCCTCCCTCGACCCCGGCCTGCTGAGCGGGTTCGTCCGGGCCGTCGCCGCGGGGGAGGCCGACCTCGTGCTCGGCCGCCGCCGCCCCCGCGGCCGGGGCGCCTGGCCGGCGCACGCCCGGGCGGGCAACCTCGCCCTGGCCCGGATGCTGCGCCGCCGCACCGGCCTGCGCCTGCACGACCTCGGCCCGCTGCGGGCGACGCGCCGCGAGGACCTCCTGCGCCTGGAACTGACCGACCGGCGTTCCGGCTACCCCCTGCAGATGGTCGTGCGCGCCGCCGACGCCGGCTGGCGGGTGCGCGAGGAGGACGTGCCCTACCTGCCGCGCAGCGGCAGGTCCAAGGTCACCGGCACCTGGCGGGGGACCTGGCAGGCCGTCCGCGACATGCGCGCGGTGCTCGCCGAGCCGCCGTACGCCCCCGCGGGAGCCGCCCGCACCGAGCGGTCCGGGGGCGCCAGGTGA
- a CDS encoding response regulator transcription factor — protein MSTTASTTASTTASTTTTATPSTPPPVPPARVLVVDDDPTVAEVVTGYLRRAGHDVGHAADGPAALDAAARCAPDLVVLDLMLPGIDGLEVCRRLRAERPVPVIMLTARGDEDDRIAGLELGADDYVTKPFSPRELVLRVESVLRRSRAATPGPAGRGLLTGAGIRLDPRTRRADRNGRELTLTLREFDLLAYFLTQPGRAHGREELMRDVWGWDFGDLSTVTVHVRRLRAKIEDDPAAPRLIQTVWGVGYRFDAGGEEGSR, from the coding sequence ATGAGCACGACCGCGAGCACGACCGCGAGCACGACCGCGAGCACGACCACGACGGCGACCCCGAGCACGCCCCCGCCCGTCCCGCCAGCCCGGGTCCTCGTCGTCGACGACGACCCCACCGTCGCCGAGGTCGTCACCGGCTACCTGCGCCGGGCCGGCCACGACGTCGGGCACGCCGCCGACGGCCCCGCCGCCCTCGACGCCGCCGCCCGGTGCGCCCCGGACCTGGTCGTCCTCGACCTGATGCTGCCCGGGATCGACGGGCTGGAGGTGTGCCGGCGGCTGCGCGCCGAGCGTCCCGTTCCGGTGATCATGCTGACGGCGCGCGGCGACGAGGACGACCGGATCGCCGGGCTGGAGCTCGGCGCGGACGACTACGTCACGAAGCCCTTCAGCCCGCGCGAGCTGGTCCTGCGCGTCGAGTCCGTGCTGCGCCGCAGCCGGGCCGCGACGCCGGGGCCCGCCGGGCGGGGTCTGCTGACCGGGGCGGGGATCCGGCTGGACCCGCGGACCCGCCGGGCCGACCGGAACGGCCGGGAACTCACGCTCACGCTGCGGGAGTTCGACCTCCTGGCGTACTTCCTCACCCAGCCCGGCCGGGCCCACGGGCGGGAGGAGCTGATGCGGGACGTGTGGGGCTGGGACTTCGGCGACCTGTCCACCGTGACCGTCCACGTACGCCGCCTGCGCGCCAAGATCGAGGACGACCCGGCGGCGCCCCGGCTCATCCAGACCGTCTGGGGCGTCGGGTACCGCTTCGACGCGGGCGGGGAGGAGGGGTCCCGGTGA
- a CDS encoding sensor histidine kinase: protein MKDVLLIAAFAFGGAACAGLLGAVALRLLRHRSVTVSLAVVAAVAVAAMLAGTLAVARAMFLSPHDLSVVTLVAAMAAVVSLATALLLGRWVVARSRELARAARDFGEGGSFAAPPARATAELAAVTRELAATSARLAASRERERALESSRRELVAWISHDLRTPLAGLRAMAEALEDGVAADPARYHRQIRTEVERLGSMVGDLFELSRIHAGALELTPSRVSFRDLAADALLGADPLARERGVRLCGEDISHVPVEVDGKEMTRVLTNLLVNAIRHTPADGTVAVRVDRHEDTAVLSVTDGCGGIPEEDLPKVFDTGWRGNRARTPPAGAGLGLAIVRGIVEAHAGRARVHNVPGGCRFEVTLPLATANT from the coding sequence GTGAAGGACGTCCTGCTGATCGCGGCCTTCGCGTTCGGGGGCGCGGCCTGCGCCGGCCTGCTCGGCGCGGTCGCGCTGCGCCTGCTGCGGCACCGGTCCGTCACCGTCTCCCTGGCCGTCGTCGCCGCGGTCGCCGTGGCCGCCATGCTCGCCGGCACCCTCGCCGTCGCCCGGGCGATGTTCCTCTCCCCCCACGACCTGAGCGTCGTCACCCTCGTGGCCGCCATGGCCGCCGTCGTGTCGCTGGCCACCGCGTTGCTGCTGGGCCGCTGGGTGGTGGCCCGCAGCCGCGAACTCGCCCGCGCGGCACGGGACTTCGGCGAAGGCGGCAGCTTCGCCGCACCCCCGGCCCGGGCCACCGCGGAACTGGCCGCCGTCACCCGGGAGCTGGCCGCCACCAGCGCCCGGCTCGCGGCCTCCCGGGAGCGCGAGCGCGCCCTGGAGTCCTCCCGCCGCGAGCTCGTCGCCTGGATCTCCCACGACCTGCGCACCCCGCTGGCCGGACTGCGGGCGATGGCCGAGGCCCTGGAGGACGGGGTAGCGGCCGACCCCGCCCGCTACCACCGGCAGATCCGTACCGAGGTCGAACGCCTCGGCTCCATGGTCGGCGACCTCTTCGAGCTCTCCCGCATCCACGCCGGTGCCCTGGAGCTGACTCCCAGCCGGGTCTCGTTCCGGGACCTGGCGGCCGACGCCCTCCTCGGCGCCGACCCGCTGGCCCGCGAGCGGGGGGTGCGGCTGTGCGGCGAGGACATCTCCCACGTCCCGGTCGAGGTGGACGGCAAGGAGATGACCCGGGTCCTGACGAACCTGCTCGTCAACGCCATCCGCCACACCCCGGCCGACGGCACCGTGGCCGTGCGCGTCGACCGGCACGAGGACACCGCCGTGCTGTCGGTCACCGACGGCTGCGGCGGCATCCCCGAGGAGGACCTGCCCAAGGTGTTCGACACCGGCTGGCGCGGGAACCGGGCCCGTACGCCCCCTGCCGGTGCCGGGCTCGGGCTGGCGATCGTACGGGGCATCGTCGAGGCCCACGCCGGGCGGGCCCGGGTCCACAACGTGCCCGGCGGCTGCCGCTTCGAGGTCACCCTGCCGCTCGCCACCGCGAACACCTGA
- a CDS encoding NAD-dependent epimerase/dehydratase family protein — MRVLVTGGAGFIGSHVVAVLAAGGHTPVVLDALLPAAHPRAPRLPDAEFVRGDVRDAEAVGRALRGVDAVCHQAAMVGLGKDFADAPEYVACNDLGTAVLLAATARAGVRRFVQAGSMVVYGEGRYECAGHGVVRPGPRAAADLEAGRFEPRCPRCGDALVPGLVDEDAPADPRNVYATTKLAQEHLAAAWARSTGGTAVSLRYHNVYGPGMPRDTPYAGVASFFRSALARGEAPRVFEDGGQRRDFVHVRDVARANAAALAGLAGPPDGGHRAYNVGSGDPHTVGEMAAALAAEHGGPAPVVTGEFRLGDVRHVTADSSRLRRELGWRPEVGFAQGMAEFARAGQRASAGAG; from the coding sequence ATGCGCGTACTCGTCACAGGAGGAGCCGGGTTCATCGGCTCGCACGTGGTCGCCGTCCTGGCCGCCGGGGGACACACCCCGGTGGTGCTGGACGCGCTCTTGCCGGCCGCCCATCCGCGGGCCCCCCGGCTGCCGGACGCCGAGTTCGTCCGGGGCGACGTCCGGGACGCGGAGGCGGTGGGGCGCGCGCTGCGCGGCGTGGACGCCGTGTGCCACCAGGCCGCCATGGTGGGCCTGGGGAAGGACTTCGCGGACGCGCCGGAGTACGTCGCCTGCAACGACCTGGGGACGGCGGTGCTGCTGGCCGCGACGGCCCGGGCCGGGGTGCGCAGGTTCGTACAGGCCGGCTCGATGGTGGTGTACGGGGAGGGGCGGTACGAGTGCGCCGGGCACGGGGTGGTGCGGCCGGGGCCGCGGGCGGCCGCGGACCTGGAGGCGGGCCGGTTCGAGCCCCGTTGTCCGCGCTGCGGGGACGCGCTCGTCCCGGGGCTGGTGGACGAGGACGCGCCGGCGGATCCGCGGAACGTCTACGCGACGACCAAGCTCGCGCAGGAGCACCTGGCCGCCGCCTGGGCGCGGTCGACCGGAGGTACGGCCGTGTCGCTGCGGTACCACAACGTGTACGGGCCGGGCATGCCGCGGGACACCCCGTACGCGGGCGTCGCCTCCTTCTTCCGGTCCGCCCTGGCCCGGGGCGAGGCCCCGCGGGTCTTCGAGGACGGTGGGCAGCGGCGGGACTTCGTCCACGTACGGGACGTCGCCCGGGCCAACGCGGCCGCCCTGGCCGGCCTCGCGGGCCCGCCGGACGGCGGCCACCGGGCGTACAACGTCGGCAGCGGCGACCCGCACACCGTGGGGGAGATGGCCGCCGCGCTCGCCGCGGAGCACGGAGGCCCGGCGCCCGTGGTGACGGGGGAGTTCCGGCTGGGCGACGTCCGGCACGTCACGGCGGACTCCTCCCGGCTGCGGCGGGAGCTGGGCTGGCGTCCCGAGGTCGGGTTCGCGCAGGGCATGGCCGAGTTCGCGCGGGCCGGGCAGCGGGCCTCAGCCGGGGCCGGTTAG
- a CDS encoding ATP-grasp domain-containing protein, giving the protein MPHTDALRPARVLVVEPASSGGATLIGVAAEMGLRVVVATADSGDRRLSDAVRAAADSVLTVETNDQAALEAAVLELHRAEPFEAVLPGSDIYVVATARVAAALGLPGLPVATVDRVRDKSVMRAAVAEAGLRTPRFAQATTDAELRAAAERVGFPCVLKPVACSGSIHVSRADDLDQLTAAFQRLVTDPEPDMGKLHEHRVLVEEYVQGPEFSADGYVLDDGRVTVVALSRTLLGPEPDFVEMGHLTPALVDDATLKSVEAYVGDVVRAVGITSGPFHCELRLAADGPVLIEIGARLPGDRIVELLRLVTGVSLPRVAVATALGLGPEAVGAFARPEAESAGIRFFSAAGRSSYRELSGWAELEAMPEVLETAVYFAPGETIPGVEDCRSRLGHALFTAGSPQGAVDRWQALGDLVVPA; this is encoded by the coding sequence TTGCCGCACACAGATGCACTTCGTCCTGCCCGCGTCCTCGTGGTCGAACCCGCCTCCTCCGGGGGCGCCACCCTGATCGGCGTCGCCGCCGAGATGGGGCTGCGGGTCGTCGTCGCCACCGCCGACTCCGGCGACCGCCGGCTCTCCGACGCCGTGCGCGCGGCGGCCGATTCGGTGCTGACGGTGGAGACCAACGACCAGGCCGCCCTCGAAGCGGCCGTGCTCGAACTGCACCGGGCCGAGCCGTTCGAGGCGGTGCTGCCGGGCTCCGACATCTACGTGGTGGCGACCGCGCGCGTCGCCGCGGCGCTGGGCCTGCCCGGCCTGCCCGTGGCCACCGTCGACCGGGTCCGTGACAAGAGCGTCATGCGGGCCGCCGTGGCGGAGGCCGGGCTGCGCACCCCGCGCTTCGCCCAGGCCACCACCGACGCCGAACTGCGCGCCGCGGCCGAACGGGTCGGCTTCCCCTGCGTGCTGAAGCCGGTCGCCTGCTCCGGCAGCATCCACGTCAGCCGCGCGGACGACCTCGACCAGCTCACCGCCGCGTTCCAGCGGCTCGTGACCGACCCGGAGCCCGACATGGGCAAGCTGCACGAGCACCGGGTGCTCGTAGAGGAGTACGTCCAGGGGCCCGAGTTCAGCGCCGACGGCTACGTCCTGGACGACGGCCGGGTCACCGTCGTCGCCCTCAGCCGCACGCTGCTCGGCCCCGAGCCCGACTTCGTGGAGATGGGCCACCTCACCCCGGCCCTGGTCGACGACGCCACCCTGAAGAGCGTCGAGGCCTACGTCGGCGACGTCGTCCGCGCGGTCGGCATCACCAGCGGCCCCTTCCACTGCGAGCTGCGCCTGGCCGCCGACGGTCCGGTGCTCATCGAGATCGGCGCCCGGCTGCCGGGCGACCGGATCGTGGAGCTGCTGCGGCTCGTGACCGGCGTCTCCCTGCCCAGGGTGGCCGTCGCCACCGCGCTCGGTCTCGGCCCGGAGGCGGTCGGCGCCTTCGCACGGCCGGAGGCCGAGAGCGCCGGCATCCGCTTCTTCTCCGCCGCGGGCCGCTCCTCGTACCGGGAGCTCTCCGGGTGGGCGGAGCTGGAGGCCATGCCGGAAGTCCTGGAGACCGCCGTGTACTTCGCGCCGGGCGAGACCATCCCGGGCGTCGAGGACTGCCGCTCGCGCCTGGGCCACGCCCTGTTCACCGCCGGCTCCCCGCAGGGCGCCGTCGACCGCTGGCAGGCGCTCGGCGACCTCGTCGTCCCGGCCTGA
- a CDS encoding lysine N(6)-hydroxylase/L-ornithine N(5)-oxygenase family protein, whose translation MNAHVLDYAAVGIGPANMSLAALAHPVEGLRGAHLERRESFSWHPGLLLPEATLQVSLLKDLVTLVDPSSPFSFLAFLASEGRLYRFLAADFPAVLRAEFNQYLQWVAARLPSLTFGAEVHGVDFHDGAFHLRAGENEVTARHLVLGTGLTPSVPEPFRPFLGPTVFHSGEFLLRAPEVTGRRVVVVGGGQSGAEIVRHLAAGAAPESITWVSRRSSFLPMDDSPFANDLYTPDYVRRFHALPAGHKARLLDRQKYTSDGIDLQVLQDIYRLSYRDEFIENRPGRLRFMADCAVTAIEGGPDEWKLTVESSGPDASALLAADIVILSTGYAYALPDFMAPLDARLRREDGMLVVGDDFSVAWDGPAENRIYLQNGARHSWGVADPNLSLLAWRSAVILNSMLGETRYRV comes from the coding sequence ATGAACGCACACGTACTCGACTACGCGGCCGTCGGCATCGGCCCCGCGAACATGAGCCTCGCCGCGCTCGCGCATCCCGTCGAAGGGCTGCGCGGCGCCCACCTGGAACGCCGTGAGAGCTTCTCCTGGCACCCCGGACTGCTGCTGCCCGAGGCCACCCTCCAGGTCTCGCTGCTCAAGGACCTGGTGACGCTGGTCGACCCGTCCAGCCCCTTCTCGTTCCTGGCGTTCCTCGCGAGCGAGGGCCGGCTCTACCGGTTCCTGGCCGCGGACTTCCCGGCCGTCCTGCGCGCCGAGTTCAACCAGTACCTCCAGTGGGTCGCGGCGCGGCTGCCGAGCCTGACGTTCGGGGCGGAGGTGCACGGCGTGGACTTCCACGACGGCGCCTTCCACCTCCGCGCCGGGGAAAACGAGGTGACGGCGCGTCACCTGGTGCTCGGTACCGGGCTCACCCCGTCCGTACCCGAGCCCTTCCGCCCCTTCCTCGGCCCCACCGTCTTCCACTCCGGGGAGTTCCTGCTGCGGGCCCCCGAGGTGACCGGACGGCGGGTCGTCGTGGTCGGCGGCGGCCAGAGCGGCGCGGAGATCGTGCGGCACCTGGCGGCCGGCGCGGCGCCCGAGAGCATCACCTGGGTCAGCCGGCGCTCGTCCTTCCTGCCGATGGACGACTCGCCGTTCGCCAACGACCTCTACACGCCGGACTACGTACGCCGCTTCCACGCGCTGCCCGCCGGCCACAAGGCCCGGCTCCTGGACCGGCAGAAGTACACGAGCGACGGCATCGACCTCCAAGTCCTCCAGGACATCTACCGGTTGAGCTACCGCGACGAGTTCATCGAGAACAGGCCCGGCAGGCTCCGCTTCATGGCCGACTGCGCGGTCACCGCGATCGAGGGCGGCCCCGACGAGTGGAAGCTCACCGTCGAGTCCTCGGGCCCGGACGCGTCCGCCCTGCTCGCCGCCGACATCGTCATCCTGAGCACCGGATACGCCTACGCCCTGCCGGACTTCATGGCTCCGCTCGACGCCCGGCTGCGCCGGGAGGACGGGATGCTCGTCGTCGGCGACGACTTCTCGGTCGCGTGGGACGGGCCCGCCGAGAACCGGATCTACCTCCAGAACGGCGCCCGGCACTCCTGGGGCGTCGCCGATCCCAACCTCAGCCTGCTCGCCTGGCGCAGCGCGGTGATCCTCAACAGCATGCTCGGTGAGACGAGGTACAGGGTATGA
- a CDS encoding cupin domain-containing protein, with amino-acid sequence MTTHQAPQFQAEATGALVPFGPTEVEPDGVSVAEADFARSVFPRVPFEAARFTVPAGGTSSPDQHAVQEIWVVHAGSGTLEVDGERTLVGPGSMVGFASRSVHEIFADQGEDLVVYSFWWSAPDE; translated from the coding sequence ATGACCACCCATCAGGCCCCGCAGTTCCAGGCGGAGGCGACCGGCGCCCTGGTCCCCTTCGGCCCGACCGAGGTGGAACCCGACGGAGTGAGCGTCGCCGAGGCGGACTTCGCCCGCTCGGTCTTCCCCCGCGTGCCGTTCGAGGCGGCCCGCTTCACCGTGCCGGCGGGCGGGACCAGCTCTCCCGACCAGCACGCGGTCCAGGAGATCTGGGTGGTCCACGCCGGATCCGGCACCCTGGAGGTCGACGGCGAACGGACCCTCGTCGGACCCGGCTCCATGGTGGGCTTCGCCTCGCGGTCCGTCCACGAGATCTTCGCCGACCAGGGCGAGGACCTGGTCGTCTACTCCTTCTGGTGGTCGGCGCCCGATGAGTGA